GCGCAGGCAGGGCAATCATGGCGGCGATCACGAAACGGCGGTGAAAGCGGCCATGGAAGCGGTGCCGGGCTTCGAGCTCTTCGCCCTGTCTGTAATCAAGCAGGCGATCGGCGACATAGACCAGCCATACCGCGACGAACATGGCTCCAGGCACATACCAGGAAAGCGTGTGGTGGGTGATGCGAGCCGCCGCAAGAGTCCACACGACAGCGACCGTCGGAGCATCAAGCGAAAGCAGATGCCAGCGGTGGAGGACGCTGTAACGGTGCGTCGGGAGTGTGGGAAGTGCGACAGCCATAGAGAGAAGAGTTGCCAGTTACCAGTTGTCAGTTGAAGACGCGCCTCAGAGGCGCATTCGTGCGTGTTTACCCTCTTTTAAGGGTAAAGCAAAGAAGGATGGCAGTAACTGCCATCCTCCTCAACTGGCAACCGGTAACCGGCAACTGTTAACTGGCTTTAGCGCCTGCGGCCCAGAAGCTGGGATCGATGTCGGGAAAGACGGAGTCCCTGATTTCGAGTTCGGAGAGGCGGCGGTCCTGGACTTCGTTAAGGGCGTTGTTCTGTTCGAAGGCCTGCCAGATGCCTTTCATCTCCAGGAACTGATCTTTGTGCACGTTGAAGCGCTTTTCGGCGTAGTCGCGTGCGGCTCCAGTGGTGATGAGGAACTGCCAGTCAGAAGACTCAAGCAGCAGCAACTCGCGGCAGAGCTGTTTCATGATGCGTTCGCCGAGACCACCGTCTTTCCACTTGCCGGCGGTTGCGAGGTCGCGGGTGTACAGTTCGGCGGGATAGATGTGGTTGTAGGTCCAGGAGGTCTCCGGGTTCATCCACACGTCGTTGGTGCCTTCGGCGCCCCATGAACCTTCGTGCATCGAGATGAAGCCGGCACGCGGGTACTTGTCGAGATACTCGGAGCAGGTGATGAGCTCGATCCCGGTGGGGTAATCGGCCAGCGTGCGGGCGATGGCTTCGAGCCAGAGCGGACCTTCGAACCACCAGTGCCCGAAGAGTTCGGCGTCAAACGGCGCGCAGAGAATCGGCGGGATGGAATCGTTGAAGCCGTCTTTCAGCGCTTCAAAGACGAGGTGCACAAAGTGGCTGGCATGTTCCTTGACCTTTTCGGCGGCTTCCTGCGGCCAATATGGCATCTTGAAAGCCATATCGAGCTTGGGACCGGTGACCTGCCAGTAGCGATGGCCACCCGGCCAGCGCTTCTTATGGAAGTCGAGATAGTTGGCATCGCCCGGATAGCCGGTTTCGCCCGACCAGACCTGCAGGCCGGTGCGCGGATCGCGCGGGAAGATGGTGGCGGCGTAACGCTTGTCGTAGGGACCATCGACGTAATACGGCTGATAGAGTCCGCGGTGGTTATTGAAAGTCATCTGGATGGTGGCTTCGTCACGCGGCACCTGTCCGTTGAGCAACTCGTAGGGCGAAGGAATGCGTTCCGACTCTTCGACCAGATGAGTATCGACGTAGAAGTACTCGATCTGCGATTCGCTGAGAGCTTGTTCGACACCGATACGATCGTAGCCGGGATGCGTAGTTCCATCGGCATCGGGCACAGGGTAGTTCCAGAAACCGGCTGGGCGATAGCCGCACTCAGGCACCCAGATACCGCGAGGATGTTTGCCGATGTGGCGCTTGTGGGTGGCAACAGCGGTGCGGACCTGTGCACGTACGCTTTCATCGGTACCCAGCAGAGGCATGTACCCATGCGTTGCGCCGCAGGTGATGATCTCAATGAGACCTTTGTCATTGAAGTGACGGAAGCCTTTGATGATGTCGCCGTCGAGAGCGTTGAAGTCATCCAGCGCTTCCAGGAAGAACGCGCGCCAGAAGCGGGCGGTCTCCGCGAAGTGTGTCTCGCCGCCCTGAATGAAGAAAGCTTCGTCTTCCGTTGCGGCGGTAATCTTGCGATCGAGATACTTTGGGAACTCAGCTCGGAAGACAGGGTGCGCGAGCTGCTCAAGGAGGATCGGCGAAAGATTAATGTTCGCCTTCAGGGCTAACCCGTCTTTTTCAAGACGTCCAAGGACGCGCAGCAACGGAAGGTAGGTTTCGGCCGCTGCTTCATGTAACCACTCCATACCATGTGGCCACGTACCGTGGTTGACCACATACGGTAGATGAGAGTGCAACGTAAATGTCAGAAATCCTGCAGGCTTCTTCGGCGATGCCAAGGCGGTAGACCTC
This genomic window from Terriglobus albidus contains:
- a CDS encoding glycoside hydrolase family 57 protein: MASPKKPAGFLTFTLHSHLPYVVNHGTWPHGMEWLHEAAAETYLPLLRVLGRLEKDGLALKANINLSPILLEQLAHPVFRAEFPKYLDRKITAATEDEAFFIQGGETHFAETARFWRAFFLEALDDFNALDGDIIKGFRHFNDKGLIEIITCGATHGYMPLLGTDESVRAQVRTAVATHKRHIGKHPRGIWVPECGYRPAGFWNYPVPDADGTTHPGYDRIGVEQALSESQIEYFYVDTHLVEESERIPSPYELLNGQVPRDEATIQMTFNNHRGLYQPYYVDGPYDKRYAATIFPRDPRTGLQVWSGETGYPGDANYLDFHKKRWPGGHRYWQVTGPKLDMAFKMPYWPQEAAEKVKEHASHFVHLVFEALKDGFNDSIPPILCAPFDAELFGHWWFEGPLWLEAIARTLADYPTGIELITCSEYLDKYPRAGFISMHEGSWGAEGTNDVWMNPETSWTYNHIYPAELYTRDLATAGKWKDGGLGERIMKQLCRELLLLESSDWQFLITTGAARDYAEKRFNVHKDQFLEMKGIWQAFEQNNALNEVQDRRLSELEIRDSVFPDIDPSFWAAGAKAS